One genomic segment of Jaculus jaculus isolate mJacJac1 chromosome 2, mJacJac1.mat.Y.cur, whole genome shotgun sequence includes these proteins:
- the Pms2 gene encoding mismatch repair endonuclease PMS2 isoform X2 produces MERAEGSSTELAKAIRPIDGKSVHQICSGQVVLSLSTAVKELVENSVDASATSIDLRLKDYGVDLIEVSDNGCGVEEGNFEGLALKHHTSKIQEFADLTQVETFGFRGEALSSLCALSDVTISTCHTSAEVGTRLVFDHNGKIIQKIPCPRPHGTTVSVQHLFYTLPVRHKEFQRNIKKEYARMVQVLQAYCIISTGIRVNCTNQLGQGKRQPVVCTSGNSSIKENIGCVFGQKQLQSLIPFVQMAPSDSVCEEYGLSCSESLHDLFHISGFISRCTHGVGRSSTDRQFFFINQRPCDPAKVSRLVNEVYHMYNRHQYPFVVLNISVDSECVDINVTPDKRQILLQEEKLLLAVLKTSLIGMFDSDANKLNVSQQPLLDIEGNLIKMHMPDVETPLLEKQDNPPLVKIPAEEKRIASISRLREAFSLRHTTETKSLGQETPKLRQNSVRQKRSVPSSCASGPISGGGLKGPQDELVVSPREGHGDCVDRVKMERDSGLSSSSAGSEEGFSTSEVGSCLSSDCALSSPEDRASQENVDCGETLPETDAQRRLNQGDSQYKCRVLPLPTNLTSSNTKRFKKEERPRSPDIPQKLGNTKNTSAAQVDVAVKISKKIVPLDFSMSSLAKRIKRLHHQKQQREDKQNYRKFRAKICPGENQAAEDELRKEISKAMFAEMEILGQFNLGFIITKLKEDLFLVDQHAADEKYNFEMLRQHTVLQAQRLITPQALNLTAVNEAILIENLEIFRKNGFDFVIDEDAPVTKRAKLISLPTSKNWTFGPQDVDELIFMLSDSPGVMCRPSRVRQMFASRACRKSVMIGTALNISEMKKLVTHMGEMEHPWNCPHGRPTMRHIANLDVISQS; encoded by the exons TACAGAACTTGCTAAGGCCATCAGACCTATTGATGGGAAGTCAGTCCATCAGATTTGCTCTGGGCAGGTGGTACTGAGTCTAAGCACTGCCGTGAAGGAGTTGGTAGAAAATAGTGTGGATGCCAGTGCCACTAGTATTG atCTGAGGCTCAAAGACTATGGTGTGGATCTAATTGAAGTTTCAGACAATGGATGTGGGGTAGAAGAAGGAAACTTTGAAGGCCTGG CTCTGAAACATCACACCTCTAAGATTCAAGAGTTTGCGGACCTCACTCAGGTTGAAACTTTTGGctttcgaggggaagctctgagCTCACTTTGTGCATTGAG TGATGTAACTATTTCTACCTGCCACACATCTGCAGAAGTTGGGACTCGACTGGTGTTTGATCACAATGGGAAAATCATCCAGAAGATCCCCTGTCCGCGGCCCCATGGGACGACAGTCAGCGTGCAGCACTTATTCTATACCCTGCCTGTGCGCCACAAGGAGTttcaaagaaacattaaaaag GAGTATGCCAGAATGGTACAAGTCTTACAGGCATACTGTATCATTTCAACAGGCATCCGTGTAAATTGTACCAATCAGCTTGGACAAGGAAAACGACAGCCTGTTGTGTGCACAAGCGGAAACTCCAGCATAAAGGAAAATATTGGCTGTGTGTTTGGACAGAAGCAG TTGCAAagcctcattccttttgtccaGATGGCCCCTAGTGACTCTGTTTGTGAAGAGTATGGCTTGAGCTGCTCAGAGTCACTGCATGACTTATTTCA CATTTCAGGCTTCATCTCACGCTGCACACACGGCGTTGGAAGGAGCTCCACAGACAGACAATTTTTCTTCATCAATCAGCGGCCTTGTGACCCAGCAAAG GTGTCTAGACTTGTAAATGAGGTCTATCACATGTATAATCGGCATCAGTATCCCTTTGTTGTTCTTAACATTTCTGTTGATTCAG AATGTGTTGACATTAATGTGACTCCAGATAAAAGGCAAATTTTACTACAAGAGGAGAAGCTGTTGTTGGCAGTTTTAAAGACCTCTTTGATAGGCATGTTTGACAGTGATGCAAACAAACTTAATGTCAGCCAGCAGCCACTGTTGGATATTGAAG GTAATTTAATAAAGATGCACATGCCAGATGTGGAAACGCCTCTGCTGGAAAAGCAGGATAATCCACCTTTGGTGAAGATTCCAGCGGAAGAAAAAAGGATAGCGTCAATTTCTAGGCTGAGAGAGGCCTTTTCTCTTCGTCACACCACGGAGACCAAGTCTTTGGGCCAAGAGACGCCTAAGCTGAGACAGAATTCTGTAAGACAGAAGAGGAGTGTACCATCCTCTTGTGCCTCAGGTCCCATCTCTGGTGGAGGCCTGAAGGGCCCTCAGGATGAACTAGTGGTGAGTCCTAGGGAAGGCCATGGTGACTGTGTGGATAGAGTGAAAATGGAGAGAGACTCAGGGTTGAGCAGCTCTTCAGCTGGCTCTGAGGAAGGGTTCAGCACCTCGGAAGTGGGCAGTTGCCTCAGCAGCGACTGTGCACTTAGCTCCCCAGAAGACAGAGCTTCCCAAGAAAACGTGGACTGTGGTGAGACGTTACCTGAAACAGATGCACAACGGCGCTTAAACCAAGGTGACAGCCAATATAAATGTAGAGTGTTGCCTCTGCCAACCAATCTCACATCCTCAAACACCAAGcgttttaaaaaggaagaaagacctCGGAGTCCTGACATTCCTCAAAAGTTGGGTAATACTAAGAACACGTCTGCGGCTCAAGTTGATGTAGCTGTGAAAATCAGTAAAAAAATAGTGCCCCTTGACTTTTCAATGAGTTCTTTAGCTAAACGAATAAAGAGGTTACATCACCAAAAGCAGCAAAGAGAAGACAAACAGAATTACAGGAAATTTCGGGCTAAGATCTGCCCTGGAGAAAATCAAGCAGCAGAGGATGAACTGAGAAAGGAGATAAG TAAAGCGATGTTTGCTGAAATGGAGATCCTCGGTCAATTTAACCTGGGCTTTATAATAACCAAGCTGAAGGAGGACCTCTTTCTCGTGGACCAGCACGCCGCCGACGAGAAGTACAACTTCGAGATGCTGCGGCAGCACACTGTGCTGCAGGCGCAGAGGCTCATCAC ACCTCAGGCGCTCAACCTAACTGCTGTCAATGAAGCCATCCTGATAGAAAATCTGGAGATATTCAGAAAGAATGGCTTTGATTTTGTCATTGATGAAGACG ctCCAGTAACCAAAAGGGCTAAATTGATTTCTTTGCCAACTAGTAAAAACTGGACCTTTGGGCCCCAAGATGTAGATGAGCTGATCTTTATGCTAAGTGACAGCCCTGGAGTTATGTGCCGGCCTTCCCGAGTCCGGCAGATGTTTGCCTCCCGCGCCTGTCGGAAGTCT
- the Pms2 gene encoding mismatch repair endonuclease PMS2 isoform X1 — protein sequence MCQKQPIGGWKTEPPRVAARILALAESGCVRRPWSGPRARELAKAIRPIDGKSVHQICSGQVVLSLSTAVKELVENSVDASATSIDLRLKDYGVDLIEVSDNGCGVEEGNFEGLALKHHTSKIQEFADLTQVETFGFRGEALSSLCALSDVTISTCHTSAEVGTRLVFDHNGKIIQKIPCPRPHGTTVSVQHLFYTLPVRHKEFQRNIKKEYARMVQVLQAYCIISTGIRVNCTNQLGQGKRQPVVCTSGNSSIKENIGCVFGQKQLQSLIPFVQMAPSDSVCEEYGLSCSESLHDLFHISGFISRCTHGVGRSSTDRQFFFINQRPCDPAKVSRLVNEVYHMYNRHQYPFVVLNISVDSECVDINVTPDKRQILLQEEKLLLAVLKTSLIGMFDSDANKLNVSQQPLLDIEGNLIKMHMPDVETPLLEKQDNPPLVKIPAEEKRIASISRLREAFSLRHTTETKSLGQETPKLRQNSVRQKRSVPSSCASGPISGGGLKGPQDELVVSPREGHGDCVDRVKMERDSGLSSSSAGSEEGFSTSEVGSCLSSDCALSSPEDRASQENVDCGETLPETDAQRRLNQGDSQYKCRVLPLPTNLTSSNTKRFKKEERPRSPDIPQKLGNTKNTSAAQVDVAVKISKKIVPLDFSMSSLAKRIKRLHHQKQQREDKQNYRKFRAKICPGENQAAEDELRKEISKAMFAEMEILGQFNLGFIITKLKEDLFLVDQHAADEKYNFEMLRQHTVLQAQRLITPQALNLTAVNEAILIENLEIFRKNGFDFVIDEDAPVTKRAKLISLPTSKNWTFGPQDVDELIFMLSDSPGVMCRPSRVRQMFASRACRKSVMIGTALNISEMKKLVTHMGEMEHPWNCPHGRPTMRHIANLDVISQS from the exons AACTTGCTAAGGCCATCAGACCTATTGATGGGAAGTCAGTCCATCAGATTTGCTCTGGGCAGGTGGTACTGAGTCTAAGCACTGCCGTGAAGGAGTTGGTAGAAAATAGTGTGGATGCCAGTGCCACTAGTATTG atCTGAGGCTCAAAGACTATGGTGTGGATCTAATTGAAGTTTCAGACAATGGATGTGGGGTAGAAGAAGGAAACTTTGAAGGCCTGG CTCTGAAACATCACACCTCTAAGATTCAAGAGTTTGCGGACCTCACTCAGGTTGAAACTTTTGGctttcgaggggaagctctgagCTCACTTTGTGCATTGAG TGATGTAACTATTTCTACCTGCCACACATCTGCAGAAGTTGGGACTCGACTGGTGTTTGATCACAATGGGAAAATCATCCAGAAGATCCCCTGTCCGCGGCCCCATGGGACGACAGTCAGCGTGCAGCACTTATTCTATACCCTGCCTGTGCGCCACAAGGAGTttcaaagaaacattaaaaag GAGTATGCCAGAATGGTACAAGTCTTACAGGCATACTGTATCATTTCAACAGGCATCCGTGTAAATTGTACCAATCAGCTTGGACAAGGAAAACGACAGCCTGTTGTGTGCACAAGCGGAAACTCCAGCATAAAGGAAAATATTGGCTGTGTGTTTGGACAGAAGCAG TTGCAAagcctcattccttttgtccaGATGGCCCCTAGTGACTCTGTTTGTGAAGAGTATGGCTTGAGCTGCTCAGAGTCACTGCATGACTTATTTCA CATTTCAGGCTTCATCTCACGCTGCACACACGGCGTTGGAAGGAGCTCCACAGACAGACAATTTTTCTTCATCAATCAGCGGCCTTGTGACCCAGCAAAG GTGTCTAGACTTGTAAATGAGGTCTATCACATGTATAATCGGCATCAGTATCCCTTTGTTGTTCTTAACATTTCTGTTGATTCAG AATGTGTTGACATTAATGTGACTCCAGATAAAAGGCAAATTTTACTACAAGAGGAGAAGCTGTTGTTGGCAGTTTTAAAGACCTCTTTGATAGGCATGTTTGACAGTGATGCAAACAAACTTAATGTCAGCCAGCAGCCACTGTTGGATATTGAAG GTAATTTAATAAAGATGCACATGCCAGATGTGGAAACGCCTCTGCTGGAAAAGCAGGATAATCCACCTTTGGTGAAGATTCCAGCGGAAGAAAAAAGGATAGCGTCAATTTCTAGGCTGAGAGAGGCCTTTTCTCTTCGTCACACCACGGAGACCAAGTCTTTGGGCCAAGAGACGCCTAAGCTGAGACAGAATTCTGTAAGACAGAAGAGGAGTGTACCATCCTCTTGTGCCTCAGGTCCCATCTCTGGTGGAGGCCTGAAGGGCCCTCAGGATGAACTAGTGGTGAGTCCTAGGGAAGGCCATGGTGACTGTGTGGATAGAGTGAAAATGGAGAGAGACTCAGGGTTGAGCAGCTCTTCAGCTGGCTCTGAGGAAGGGTTCAGCACCTCGGAAGTGGGCAGTTGCCTCAGCAGCGACTGTGCACTTAGCTCCCCAGAAGACAGAGCTTCCCAAGAAAACGTGGACTGTGGTGAGACGTTACCTGAAACAGATGCACAACGGCGCTTAAACCAAGGTGACAGCCAATATAAATGTAGAGTGTTGCCTCTGCCAACCAATCTCACATCCTCAAACACCAAGcgttttaaaaaggaagaaagacctCGGAGTCCTGACATTCCTCAAAAGTTGGGTAATACTAAGAACACGTCTGCGGCTCAAGTTGATGTAGCTGTGAAAATCAGTAAAAAAATAGTGCCCCTTGACTTTTCAATGAGTTCTTTAGCTAAACGAATAAAGAGGTTACATCACCAAAAGCAGCAAAGAGAAGACAAACAGAATTACAGGAAATTTCGGGCTAAGATCTGCCCTGGAGAAAATCAAGCAGCAGAGGATGAACTGAGAAAGGAGATAAG TAAAGCGATGTTTGCTGAAATGGAGATCCTCGGTCAATTTAACCTGGGCTTTATAATAACCAAGCTGAAGGAGGACCTCTTTCTCGTGGACCAGCACGCCGCCGACGAGAAGTACAACTTCGAGATGCTGCGGCAGCACACTGTGCTGCAGGCGCAGAGGCTCATCAC ACCTCAGGCGCTCAACCTAACTGCTGTCAATGAAGCCATCCTGATAGAAAATCTGGAGATATTCAGAAAGAATGGCTTTGATTTTGTCATTGATGAAGACG ctCCAGTAACCAAAAGGGCTAAATTGATTTCTTTGCCAACTAGTAAAAACTGGACCTTTGGGCCCCAAGATGTAGATGAGCTGATCTTTATGCTAAGTGACAGCCCTGGAGTTATGTGCCGGCCTTCCCGAGTCCGGCAGATGTTTGCCTCCCGCGCCTGTCGGAAGTCT
- the Pms2 gene encoding mismatch repair endonuclease PMS2 isoform X3, with the protein MVQVLQAYCIISTGIRVNCTNQLGQGKRQPVVCTSGNSSIKENIGCVFGQKQLQSLIPFVQMAPSDSVCEEYGLSCSESLHDLFHISGFISRCTHGVGRSSTDRQFFFINQRPCDPAKVSRLVNEVYHMYNRHQYPFVVLNISVDSECVDINVTPDKRQILLQEEKLLLAVLKTSLIGMFDSDANKLNVSQQPLLDIEGNLIKMHMPDVETPLLEKQDNPPLVKIPAEEKRIASISRLREAFSLRHTTETKSLGQETPKLRQNSVRQKRSVPSSCASGPISGGGLKGPQDELVVSPREGHGDCVDRVKMERDSGLSSSSAGSEEGFSTSEVGSCLSSDCALSSPEDRASQENVDCGETLPETDAQRRLNQGDSQYKCRVLPLPTNLTSSNTKRFKKEERPRSPDIPQKLGNTKNTSAAQVDVAVKISKKIVPLDFSMSSLAKRIKRLHHQKQQREDKQNYRKFRAKICPGENQAAEDELRKEISKAMFAEMEILGQFNLGFIITKLKEDLFLVDQHAADEKYNFEMLRQHTVLQAQRLITPQALNLTAVNEAILIENLEIFRKNGFDFVIDEDAPVTKRAKLISLPTSKNWTFGPQDVDELIFMLSDSPGVMCRPSRVRQMFASRACRKSVMIGTALNISEMKKLVTHMGEMEHPWNCPHGRPTMRHIANLDVISQS; encoded by the exons ATGGTACAAGTCTTACAGGCATACTGTATCATTTCAACAGGCATCCGTGTAAATTGTACCAATCAGCTTGGACAAGGAAAACGACAGCCTGTTGTGTGCACAAGCGGAAACTCCAGCATAAAGGAAAATATTGGCTGTGTGTTTGGACAGAAGCAG TTGCAAagcctcattccttttgtccaGATGGCCCCTAGTGACTCTGTTTGTGAAGAGTATGGCTTGAGCTGCTCAGAGTCACTGCATGACTTATTTCA CATTTCAGGCTTCATCTCACGCTGCACACACGGCGTTGGAAGGAGCTCCACAGACAGACAATTTTTCTTCATCAATCAGCGGCCTTGTGACCCAGCAAAG GTGTCTAGACTTGTAAATGAGGTCTATCACATGTATAATCGGCATCAGTATCCCTTTGTTGTTCTTAACATTTCTGTTGATTCAG AATGTGTTGACATTAATGTGACTCCAGATAAAAGGCAAATTTTACTACAAGAGGAGAAGCTGTTGTTGGCAGTTTTAAAGACCTCTTTGATAGGCATGTTTGACAGTGATGCAAACAAACTTAATGTCAGCCAGCAGCCACTGTTGGATATTGAAG GTAATTTAATAAAGATGCACATGCCAGATGTGGAAACGCCTCTGCTGGAAAAGCAGGATAATCCACCTTTGGTGAAGATTCCAGCGGAAGAAAAAAGGATAGCGTCAATTTCTAGGCTGAGAGAGGCCTTTTCTCTTCGTCACACCACGGAGACCAAGTCTTTGGGCCAAGAGACGCCTAAGCTGAGACAGAATTCTGTAAGACAGAAGAGGAGTGTACCATCCTCTTGTGCCTCAGGTCCCATCTCTGGTGGAGGCCTGAAGGGCCCTCAGGATGAACTAGTGGTGAGTCCTAGGGAAGGCCATGGTGACTGTGTGGATAGAGTGAAAATGGAGAGAGACTCAGGGTTGAGCAGCTCTTCAGCTGGCTCTGAGGAAGGGTTCAGCACCTCGGAAGTGGGCAGTTGCCTCAGCAGCGACTGTGCACTTAGCTCCCCAGAAGACAGAGCTTCCCAAGAAAACGTGGACTGTGGTGAGACGTTACCTGAAACAGATGCACAACGGCGCTTAAACCAAGGTGACAGCCAATATAAATGTAGAGTGTTGCCTCTGCCAACCAATCTCACATCCTCAAACACCAAGcgttttaaaaaggaagaaagacctCGGAGTCCTGACATTCCTCAAAAGTTGGGTAATACTAAGAACACGTCTGCGGCTCAAGTTGATGTAGCTGTGAAAATCAGTAAAAAAATAGTGCCCCTTGACTTTTCAATGAGTTCTTTAGCTAAACGAATAAAGAGGTTACATCACCAAAAGCAGCAAAGAGAAGACAAACAGAATTACAGGAAATTTCGGGCTAAGATCTGCCCTGGAGAAAATCAAGCAGCAGAGGATGAACTGAGAAAGGAGATAAG TAAAGCGATGTTTGCTGAAATGGAGATCCTCGGTCAATTTAACCTGGGCTTTATAATAACCAAGCTGAAGGAGGACCTCTTTCTCGTGGACCAGCACGCCGCCGACGAGAAGTACAACTTCGAGATGCTGCGGCAGCACACTGTGCTGCAGGCGCAGAGGCTCATCAC ACCTCAGGCGCTCAACCTAACTGCTGTCAATGAAGCCATCCTGATAGAAAATCTGGAGATATTCAGAAAGAATGGCTTTGATTTTGTCATTGATGAAGACG ctCCAGTAACCAAAAGGGCTAAATTGATTTCTTTGCCAACTAGTAAAAACTGGACCTTTGGGCCCCAAGATGTAGATGAGCTGATCTTTATGCTAAGTGACAGCCCTGGAGTTATGTGCCGGCCTTCCCGAGTCCGGCAGATGTTTGCCTCCCGCGCCTGTCGGAAGTCT
- the Pms2 gene encoding mismatch repair endonuclease PMS2 isoform X4 codes for MYNRHQYPFVVLNISVDSECVDINVTPDKRQILLQEEKLLLAVLKTSLIGMFDSDANKLNVSQQPLLDIEGNLIKMHMPDVETPLLEKQDNPPLVKIPAEEKRIASISRLREAFSLRHTTETKSLGQETPKLRQNSVRQKRSVPSSCASGPISGGGLKGPQDELVVSPREGHGDCVDRVKMERDSGLSSSSAGSEEGFSTSEVGSCLSSDCALSSPEDRASQENVDCGETLPETDAQRRLNQGDSQYKCRVLPLPTNLTSSNTKRFKKEERPRSPDIPQKLGNTKNTSAAQVDVAVKISKKIVPLDFSMSSLAKRIKRLHHQKQQREDKQNYRKFRAKICPGENQAAEDELRKEISKAMFAEMEILGQFNLGFIITKLKEDLFLVDQHAADEKYNFEMLRQHTVLQAQRLITPQALNLTAVNEAILIENLEIFRKNGFDFVIDEDAPVTKRAKLISLPTSKNWTFGPQDVDELIFMLSDSPGVMCRPSRVRQMFASRACRKSVMIGTALNISEMKKLVTHMGEMEHPWNCPHGRPTMRHIANLDVISQS; via the exons ATGTATAATCGGCATCAGTATCCCTTTGTTGTTCTTAACATTTCTGTTGATTCAG AATGTGTTGACATTAATGTGACTCCAGATAAAAGGCAAATTTTACTACAAGAGGAGAAGCTGTTGTTGGCAGTTTTAAAGACCTCTTTGATAGGCATGTTTGACAGTGATGCAAACAAACTTAATGTCAGCCAGCAGCCACTGTTGGATATTGAAG GTAATTTAATAAAGATGCACATGCCAGATGTGGAAACGCCTCTGCTGGAAAAGCAGGATAATCCACCTTTGGTGAAGATTCCAGCGGAAGAAAAAAGGATAGCGTCAATTTCTAGGCTGAGAGAGGCCTTTTCTCTTCGTCACACCACGGAGACCAAGTCTTTGGGCCAAGAGACGCCTAAGCTGAGACAGAATTCTGTAAGACAGAAGAGGAGTGTACCATCCTCTTGTGCCTCAGGTCCCATCTCTGGTGGAGGCCTGAAGGGCCCTCAGGATGAACTAGTGGTGAGTCCTAGGGAAGGCCATGGTGACTGTGTGGATAGAGTGAAAATGGAGAGAGACTCAGGGTTGAGCAGCTCTTCAGCTGGCTCTGAGGAAGGGTTCAGCACCTCGGAAGTGGGCAGTTGCCTCAGCAGCGACTGTGCACTTAGCTCCCCAGAAGACAGAGCTTCCCAAGAAAACGTGGACTGTGGTGAGACGTTACCTGAAACAGATGCACAACGGCGCTTAAACCAAGGTGACAGCCAATATAAATGTAGAGTGTTGCCTCTGCCAACCAATCTCACATCCTCAAACACCAAGcgttttaaaaaggaagaaagacctCGGAGTCCTGACATTCCTCAAAAGTTGGGTAATACTAAGAACACGTCTGCGGCTCAAGTTGATGTAGCTGTGAAAATCAGTAAAAAAATAGTGCCCCTTGACTTTTCAATGAGTTCTTTAGCTAAACGAATAAAGAGGTTACATCACCAAAAGCAGCAAAGAGAAGACAAACAGAATTACAGGAAATTTCGGGCTAAGATCTGCCCTGGAGAAAATCAAGCAGCAGAGGATGAACTGAGAAAGGAGATAAG TAAAGCGATGTTTGCTGAAATGGAGATCCTCGGTCAATTTAACCTGGGCTTTATAATAACCAAGCTGAAGGAGGACCTCTTTCTCGTGGACCAGCACGCCGCCGACGAGAAGTACAACTTCGAGATGCTGCGGCAGCACACTGTGCTGCAGGCGCAGAGGCTCATCAC ACCTCAGGCGCTCAACCTAACTGCTGTCAATGAAGCCATCCTGATAGAAAATCTGGAGATATTCAGAAAGAATGGCTTTGATTTTGTCATTGATGAAGACG ctCCAGTAACCAAAAGGGCTAAATTGATTTCTTTGCCAACTAGTAAAAACTGGACCTTTGGGCCCCAAGATGTAGATGAGCTGATCTTTATGCTAAGTGACAGCCCTGGAGTTATGTGCCGGCCTTCCCGAGTCCGGCAGATGTTTGCCTCCCGCGCCTGTCGGAAGTCT